TCCTGTTTGTCTATATGCCAATGATTATCCAGTGGAAGAAGATGATGAAGAAGAAATTAATCCTGTTATTAATAAAGAGGCGGTTGATTTCGCATACAAATGGCTCAAAATAATTGACAATGGCAATTATGAACAAAGCTGGGAGTATACATCAGATTTCTTCAGAAAAAGAATGCCGAAAGAGAAATGGATAGAATCCCTGAAATCTTTTAGAAAACCTCTTGGCAAACTTTTATCAAGAAGTCTTGAATCAAATTACTATTTTTCATCAGGTCTTCCCGCCGCACCTGATGGGGATTATATAGTGCTGCAATTTTCAACATCATTTAAAAAGAAGAAGGCAACAAATGAAGCACTTCTTCTGTTCCTTGATAATAATGGAAAATGGCTTGTTTGTGGATATTCTATCCGACAGGATTGATATATATCCGCAATGATTTGGTAAGAAGACAACACTACAATACAAAGGGGGTCGTACAGAAGATGGCAAAAGGGGGCAAAGTTCCTTCCCCATGCGCGCGAGGCGGCATCAAGCCTGGAAGAAATCAGGCGTGACGGGGCCGGACACTGGCTTGAGTCTCAGAAAAAGCGCTGGTCCTGCCCTTCCTGCGGTACGCCGTTTTCATGGTATGCTAAGGAATGCGGCAACTGCGGCTTAAACCTTGCGGCCAGATTAAACATGCTGTCAGGATGGAGGAAGCTCCTGTGCCGCCTCGTAATCCCCGCCGTGTACAGAAAAGAGAAGAAACAGCAACAATCAGATAAATAATCCGATCATCTCCCCATTCCCATCCGGGTTGACTCCGAACTGAAATAGCGGCTTATTATCTGATAACGGCGCTCCAGGTGCCTGCGTACCGGCCGTTGCACGAATACTGGCCGCTTGCCCCTCCGACATGTATTGTCCCTGTGTATGTGCAGCCGCCCATAGAAGACCCGCCGCCTCGGATTATCTCAACCCTGTCGTCGCCTATGATATTTATTGTGATATTGTCGTCCGTAAGCCTCTGCCCGTTGGGGTTTTTCCACTCACCCCTGAAAAAGGGCCCGCTCTTATGTGAGAATGCAAATTCCCACCGGCAGCATTCGTTTCCGATCCAGGTAGTCCCGCGCAACGCTTCTATCTGCGTGGGCAGATTGTCGGAAAAGACACTGTTGGCCGGGATAAAGAAACATGCGGTGAGGATAAAAAAAGCTATGGCTGGTCTTCTCATGGATACCCTCCTTTAACTTTTTTGTTATATCTCCCGTATCGGCATACTTCATGAAAGAAATAAGATGGTTTAATGGAAAGGAGCAGGAGCAGAAGACCGCCAACATCTGAAAATTACATATATAGACCTCTCACCCGAATAGCTTGAGATATAACCTTTCGGTTAATTAACCTGAAAGGGTAATCTACGGCATTTCCCGGAAATATTTGTGTTTGCTTTTCAGAGCGGGCTTCTTAATATAGATAATATATTTTACTCATCCCGTCGTTATCAGCCGGGATGCTTGTATATTAACAGTGTTCGTTTCAAGCTCTTGTATCCGTACACATTTCGATTCGTATGAATGAAAGGGGGGTTCATGAAGAACATACGTATTTTATCCGCCCTGCTGGCATCCGTTATACTGACCGTCTGGCCTCTTGTGCTTACTGCAGCAGATACCATGACTTCCACCGAAAAGTCTCTGCGTGAGGGCCTGGAAAAAATAGGGATCAAGGATGCGCTCGTCGATGTAAGCGTGAGGATTCACATACCTGACAGATACCGGAACAACGACCTCGGACAGCCCGAACTCATGCCCGCGGTTGACCTCTGGGGCACGCTCATCCGGCCCGCAGGAGATGTGAAGCGTCCCACCATACTGATATCCACCGCCTACCGCAGGGAAACGTGCATCCCGATGGGATATTCGCTTGTCAAACACGGTTATAACGTTCTGGCCATCGACAACCGGGGGACTGGTTCAGCCGGAGGCCACTGGACGGCCTTTGACATTATCGAGCACTATGATACCGCTTATGTCATCGACAGCTGGATTCCCTTTCAGGACTGGTCCGACGGCAAGGTCGGCATGATAGGCGCCTCATATATGGCGATCATCCAGTTTATGGCAGGCGGCCTCATCAATACAGATCCAGCAACAGGCGAACCCGTACATTTAAAGGCCCTGTTCCCGCAACTGCCCATGAGCGACCCATACCGCGTGATCGCGGTTCACGGCGGCATGTATGAGAGAGAATTCATGATAATCTGGCTCACAATCACCAATATAAGCTCCATAGTAATGCCGCTTATAGCTACAAACGACCCCGGCGCACAGGCCGAGAAATGGGACATCTGGACCTCGCACATTGAAAATATAAGCGATACGATAAACTGGGTTATGAACCCCGTGCATATGAACTACTGCGACTGGTTCAAGCTCAAGAACGCATCGCTCTACTTCCCTGTTAAGCCTAAGAAAGGCTGGCGCTACGATAACGGCGCGCCTATCGAGGAAGGCAAACGCGTGATCCCGGCCAAACTGCCTGTTTTCATGATCGGCGGCTGGTTCGACATCTTTACGCTCGGCGAAAGTGAATGCTATGAATACGGGCTTGCCAACCACGCACCGGGCGATAAGGCCATGGTCATCGGCCCCTGGTACCACATCACCGGCGCGATGGGACTGGGCCTTTCCGGTCTCGGCAGCAACGAACTGGCTGCACGCTGGTTCGACTGGAAGATCAAGGGGATCGATGACCCTTTCATGAAGGAATATCCGGTATTGCAGTATGTAATGGGAGCAGACAGATGGAGGGCTGAAAAGGACTGGCCGCTCACAAAAGTCAAAGGCCGGACTCAGGAAAAAAAGCTTTACCTTTCAGTGCAGCGCCCTTCCGCAATCGGCAGTGACTGGTTCTCTGCACTGAATGCCACAGGCAATTACTCCCTTGTCGAAGACGTAAGCATCGCTGACCATTATGGCACGGCGCCTGTATTAAGGCATGACCCTCCCTTATTCCACGGAAGAAAGTCACGCTCGAATGCTCGCTGGCTGGCAGGCGGACAGGATATGAGCTATGACATATCCCTTTATCAGGATGGAGTCGACAAGGACAGCGAATCCCCCTCCGAGGACGAACGCAAAGATGAGGTCGGTGTGCTCACCTTCTCGACAGAACCACTTGAAAAGGACATCGAGATAACCGGACCGCTCACCCTGACCTTCCTGGCAAAGACACGGTTCACGAGGCTGCTCACCCAAGCTGTCGTCGATCAGTGTATCGCATTGCTCAAGGATGCCATGAACCTGGATGACGTCATGCTGCTGGACATCCGTACCAGACGGGATGTACAGTGGATAGTGGAGCTCAACGACGTGTTCCCGGAAGGACGGGCCAAAAATATCACCTCGGGCTGGCTTTCAGCATGGCACCGCCCCTACGACCCTGAAGACCCCGCAAAGACCGATCCTGACTATACACCGTTCAATCCCTTCTATTATGCGGACACCTATGATGCTCAGCATCCCGACTTTAATCCGATCGAAGATGGCAAGGTGTACCGCTATGTCGTTGAGCTCTGGCCTACATCAAACGTATTCAAGAAAGGGCACCGCATCCGCGTGAGCATCTCGAACTCGGACTTCCCGCATCTGGCACCGGTCCTCATACCGTCCGAAAACACCATCATGCTCTATAACCCGGATGACCCGGATGACGAGGAAGACTGGGCAAGAATCGATTTCACCACCACCACAACGTCCGGTGAAGGCATTACCTGGAAATGGATAACCGGCGCAAAGGCAGGCGGCACAATACCCGGGGAGTTTTCAGCAGCAAACGACTACCTGATGAACAGCAGGGACGGACAATCTCAGGAAGAATCATCCGGCGGTGACAGCAACGGCAGCAAATCCGGTTCTGAATCATCAGATGACGGATCATCCTCTGGTATGTGCTTTATCGGGGTTTCCGTCCTGTCCGGAACATAATCAGCACATGAAAAATGGAATAAAAAAACAGGGTTGAAAAAAACTGCATTATAAAGGGGTATGTCCTGGGTGTTAATACCCTGGACGTCAGACAGGCCAAAGGCATTGGCTTTGCGATTCCTATCGAGGTGATTTTCGAGGAATTCCCGGATTCCTTATAGCCCCACTCTATCGTTTCAATTCGTTGCCGACAGAGAAGGCATCGGCAAGCTTGCTGCCGATACCATAATACGCCATGCTGCCATATGAACCCCAGAGCATGGGCCGAACCTTCTCGATATCGGGAAACTTCTGGGGATTTACAGCCTCGCTCTCGGCGACCATGCCCACAATCTCCCCGATGAACATCGTATGCAACCCGAGTTCGACCATTTTGATAAGATTGCATTCAAGGGCGTAGGGAAATTCTTTTACGACAGGCGCATTGACAAGTTTGCTCTTTTCAGGAGTGAGCCCCGTCTCCCTGAACTTGTCATGGTCTCTTCCCGATACCATGCCGACAAAGTCAGCCTCTCTGAAATACTTTTCGGATGGTATGTTTACCGTGAACGCCCCGGCCTCTTTGATATTGTGATAAGTAAGCGTCGCCTCCCTGAGAGACACGCTTACACAGGGCGGCTTGCTTGATGCGATGCCGCCCCAGGCGGCATTCATGATATTGGGTTTGCCGTCCGGGCTGTATGACCCGATGATGAGAACCGGAGCGGGGAGCAATATGGTTTGAGGTGAAAGGTCGATTTTCATAAT
Above is a window of Desulfomonilia bacterium DNA encoding:
- a CDS encoding flavin reductase family protein — its product is MKIDLSPQTILLPAPVLIIGSYSPDGKPNIMNAAWGGIASSKPPCVSVSLREATLTYHNIKEAGAFTVNIPSEKYFREADFVGMVSGRDHDKFRETGLTPEKSKLVNAPVVKEFPYALECNLIKMVELGLHTMFIGEIVGMVAESEAVNPQKFPDIEKVRPMLWGSYGSMAYYGIGSKLADAFSVGNELKR
- a CDS encoding DUF4019 domain-containing protein; its protein translation is MIRRISCMVLLLFTIVPVCLYANDYPVEEDDEEEINPVINKEAVDFAYKWLKIIDNGNYEQSWEYTSDFFRKRMPKEKWIESLKSFRKPLGKLLSRSLESNYYFSSGLPAAPDGDYIVLQFSTSFKKKKATNEALLLFLDNNGKWLVCGYSIRQD
- a CDS encoding CocE/NonD family hydrolase; the protein is MKNIRILSALLASVILTVWPLVLTAADTMTSTEKSLREGLEKIGIKDALVDVSVRIHIPDRYRNNDLGQPELMPAVDLWGTLIRPAGDVKRPTILISTAYRRETCIPMGYSLVKHGYNVLAIDNRGTGSAGGHWTAFDIIEHYDTAYVIDSWIPFQDWSDGKVGMIGASYMAIIQFMAGGLINTDPATGEPVHLKALFPQLPMSDPYRVIAVHGGMYEREFMIIWLTITNISSIVMPLIATNDPGAQAEKWDIWTSHIENISDTINWVMNPVHMNYCDWFKLKNASLYFPVKPKKGWRYDNGAPIEEGKRVIPAKLPVFMIGGWFDIFTLGESECYEYGLANHAPGDKAMVIGPWYHITGAMGLGLSGLGSNELAARWFDWKIKGIDDPFMKEYPVLQYVMGADRWRAEKDWPLTKVKGRTQEKKLYLSVQRPSAIGSDWFSALNATGNYSLVEDVSIADHYGTAPVLRHDPPLFHGRKSRSNARWLAGGQDMSYDISLYQDGVDKDSESPSEDERKDEVGVLTFSTEPLEKDIEITGPLTLTFLAKTRFTRLLTQAVVDQCIALLKDAMNLDDVMLLDIRTRRDVQWIVELNDVFPEGRAKNITSGWLSAWHRPYDPEDPAKTDPDYTPFNPFYYADTYDAQHPDFNPIEDGKVYRYVVELWPTSNVFKKGHRIRVSISNSDFPHLAPVLIPSENTIMLYNPDDPDDEEDWARIDFTTTTTSGEGITWKWITGAKAGGTIPGEFSAANDYLMNSRDGQSQEESSGGDSNGSKSGSESSDDGSSSGMCFIGVSVLSGT